One uncultured Acidilobus sp. JCHS genomic window carries:
- a CDS encoding Ferredoxin subunits of nitrite reductase and ring-hydroxylating dioxygenase gives MAKIFDERDHAVVMVNNVPVLIVKYNGKFYAMDARCPHMGCGVLSEVQDGHIAVCPLHKAKFDVLTGDMVSQPIVMPERQCEFNRELHPPLKRYDVRVSPEGLLEIDI, from the coding sequence TTGGCCAAGATCTTTGATGAAAGGGATCACGCTGTCGTCATGGTGAACAACGTCCCAGTGCTCATAGTCAAGTACAACGGCAAGTTCTACGCCATGGACGCCAGGTGCCCTCACATGGGCTGCGGCGTGCTCAGCGAGGTTCAGGACGGGCACATTGCCGTCTGCCCGCTCCATAAGGCCAAGTTCGACGTGCTGACAGGCGACATGGTTTCACAGCCAATAGTCATGCCTGAGAGGCAGTGCGAGTTCAACAGGGAGCTGCACCCCCCGCTTAAGAGGTACGACGTGAGGGTGAGCCCTGAGGGCCTCCTTGAGATCGATATCTAG
- a CDS encoding Glycosyl hydrolase family 12: MKSLGGYLNLMPPSGLRDCVEASSTKAGEPGWVAVKDPEGHSVVVDPNPWNTWEGWGNSSAKLCSDGLNVVVSYSEATATRPPETVLGYPEVIYGYKPWGSLSTSTSPLLQLPAKVGQLPQALAYVDYLVEFPNGRGNLAFDLWLTRGPGQGRVGPRELEVMIWLYRSPGFNPMGYQSPNRTLGLPTVVNGRPGVVNWGVYIADPMGPGRWTYVAFVMEPPLASGSVLVPLTLMLRSLQELLPWGSEVMDLYLNGLELGMEYTSLTWPPTKVSVLARYRLNSYGVLVLPQN; the protein is encoded by the coding sequence TTGAAGTCGCTTGGGGGCTACCTTAACCTCATGCCTCCCAGCGGCCTCAGGGACTGCGTGGAGGCCTCCTCCACAAAGGCTGGGGAGCCCGGCTGGGTGGCGGTGAAGGACCCTGAAGGTCACAGCGTGGTTGTGGACCCAAACCCCTGGAACACCTGGGAGGGCTGGGGTAACTCCTCCGCTAAGCTGTGCAGCGACGGCCTGAACGTTGTGGTCTCCTACAGCGAGGCCACGGCCACGAGGCCCCCTGAGACCGTGCTGGGCTACCCGGAGGTCATATATGGCTACAAGCCCTGGGGCTCGCTCTCAACTAGCACATCCCCCCTGCTCCAGCTGCCAGCCAAGGTAGGCCAGCTCCCCCAGGCCCTCGCCTACGTTGATTACCTGGTAGAGTTCCCGAACGGCAGGGGCAACCTGGCCTTCGACCTGTGGCTGACCAGGGGGCCAGGCCAGGGCAGAGTGGGGCCCAGGGAGCTTGAAGTCATGATATGGCTCTACCGTAGCCCCGGCTTTAACCCAATGGGCTACCAGTCGCCAAATCGGACCCTTGGGCTGCCCACTGTCGTGAACGGCAGGCCCGGCGTCGTTAACTGGGGAGTTTACATAGCCGACCCCATGGGGCCCGGCCGCTGGACCTACGTGGCGTTCGTCATGGAGCCGCCCCTGGCCTCGGGTAGCGTGCTCGTGCCTCTGACCCTGATGCTCAGGTCCCTTCAGGAGCTGCTGCCGTGGGGGAGCGAGGTCATGGACCTCTACCTTAACGGCCTGGAGCTCGGCATGGAGTACACGTCGCTAACATGGCCCCCAACTAAGGTGAGCGTCCTGGCCAGGTACAGGCTGAACTCGTACGGCGTCCTTGTCCTGCCCCAGAATTAA